From Streptomyces chrestomyceticus JCM 4735, one genomic window encodes:
- a CDS encoding VOC family protein, whose translation MLDTMVEKGRLYMGECQMTFVPGVPSWATLLTGDLDVATRFYGPLLGWRFEAGPDRWGPYVRAMAGDTAVAGLSAAARHTELPNAWTTYFGTRNADETANGVRERGGTVAIGPLDFDAGRLALAADPAGANFGLWECRESTVAASRQPVGTGAPVWVELRTRDAFDAARFYGDLFGWYSEADGSPYDVRWEDERVVLSVDERDAVGLYGGAIEAAADPQVRPRWNVHFQVPSVEEAVETAKKLGGQVESQAERTAHGPVAELRDPEGTLFHIIGAVT comes from the coding sequence GTGCTGGACACAATGGTGGAGAAGGGCCGGCTTTACATGGGCGAGTGCCAGATGACGTTCGTTCCCGGGGTGCCGTCGTGGGCCACCCTCCTGACGGGGGACCTCGACGTCGCGACGCGTTTCTACGGACCGCTGCTCGGCTGGCGGTTCGAGGCCGGACCGGACCGGTGGGGACCGTACGTACGGGCGATGGCCGGGGACACGGCGGTGGCGGGGCTGAGCGCGGCCGCCCGCCACACCGAACTGCCCAACGCGTGGACCACGTACTTCGGTACGCGCAACGCGGACGAGACGGCGAACGGGGTCCGGGAGCGCGGCGGCACGGTCGCCATCGGCCCGCTGGACTTCGACGCGGGACGGCTGGCGCTGGCCGCCGACCCGGCCGGGGCCAACTTCGGCCTGTGGGAGTGCCGAGAGAGCACCGTCGCGGCCAGCCGGCAGCCGGTCGGCACCGGCGCGCCGGTCTGGGTGGAGCTGCGCACCCGGGACGCGTTCGACGCCGCGCGGTTCTACGGCGACCTCTTCGGCTGGTACAGCGAGGCGGACGGCAGCCCCTACGACGTGCGCTGGGAGGACGAGCGGGTGGTGCTCAGCGTCGACGAGCGGGACGCGGTGGGCCTCTACGGCGGCGCGATCGAGGCGGCGGCCGACCCGCAGGTGCGGCCGCGCTGGAACGTCCACTTCCAGGTGCCGAGCGTCGAGGAGGCCGTGGAGACCGCGAAGAAGCTGGGCGGCCAGGTGGAGTCCCAGGCCGAACGTACCGCGCACGGCCCCGTCGCCGAATTGCGCGACCCGGAGGGCACCCTCTTCCACATCATCGGCGCCGTCACCTGA
- a CDS encoding catalase, whose protein sequence is MADPKQEQRDRFRAEDPASGPMTTDQGVPVDHTDDSLQAGERGPTLMEDFHFREKITRFDHERIPERVVHARGAGAYGYFQPYRSCAEFTRAAFLQDPSVKTPVFVRFSTVQGPRGSADTVRDVRGFATKFYTSEGNYDLVGNNFPVFFIQDGIKFPDFVHAVKPEPHNDIPTGASAHDTLWDFVSLQPETLHTIMWLMSDRAIPRSYRMMQGFGVHTFRFVNAQGQGTFVKFHWKPKLGVHSLVWDEAQEAQGRDPDFNRRDLWDTIEAGAYPEWELGVQLVPESDEHEFDFDLLDATKIIPEEQVPVEPIGRMVLNRNPDNFFAETEQVAFHTANVVPGIDFTNDPLLQARNFSYLDTQLIRLGGPNFAQIPVNRPVAPVRNHQRDGYHQGEIHRGANYHPNSLGGGCPALADPDDPAFRHYTERVDGRKIRRRSPSFEDHYTQAALFWHSMAGWEQKHIVEAFRFELGKVGAKEVRARTVEQLSYVDHALAVAVAEGIGVPAPQERPNTPQPTPSPALSLENNRGDGSISTRQIAVLVSDGVDAAQTIAVRDALTEQGAIVELLAPQDGTVQDKDGSTLAVDRALPTVASVLYDAVLLPPGGLDSGNAAADDAALRFVRSAYRHGKPIGALGASVDKLADQLPGELRTAADGDATVSEAGIVTDRLSAGTTAQDFTGAFAEAVAAHRHWNRPALPG, encoded by the coding sequence ATGGCCGACCCGAAGCAAGAACAGCGTGACCGCTTCCGCGCCGAAGACCCGGCCTCCGGGCCCATGACAACCGACCAGGGCGTGCCGGTCGACCACACCGACGATTCCCTCCAGGCCGGTGAGCGCGGGCCCACCTTGATGGAGGACTTCCACTTCCGGGAGAAAATCACCCGCTTCGACCACGAGCGGATTCCGGAGCGGGTGGTGCACGCGCGCGGAGCGGGTGCGTACGGGTATTTCCAGCCGTACCGGTCGTGTGCCGAATTCACCCGGGCCGCCTTCCTCCAGGACCCGTCCGTGAAGACCCCGGTATTCGTACGGTTCTCCACCGTGCAGGGCCCGCGCGGCTCCGCCGACACCGTGCGTGACGTCCGGGGTTTCGCGACGAAGTTCTACACCTCGGAGGGCAATTACGACCTGGTGGGGAACAACTTCCCGGTCTTCTTCATCCAGGACGGCATCAAGTTCCCGGACTTCGTGCACGCGGTGAAACCGGAGCCGCACAACGACATCCCGACGGGTGCCTCCGCGCACGACACCCTGTGGGACTTCGTCTCGCTGCAGCCCGAGACGCTGCACACGATCATGTGGCTGATGTCCGACCGGGCCATCCCGCGCAGCTACCGGATGATGCAGGGCTTCGGCGTGCACACCTTCCGGTTCGTCAACGCGCAGGGTCAAGGCACCTTCGTGAAATTCCACTGGAAGCCGAAGCTGGGCGTGCACTCCCTGGTGTGGGACGAGGCCCAGGAGGCCCAGGGCCGGGACCCCGACTTCAACCGCCGGGACCTGTGGGACACCATCGAGGCCGGCGCCTACCCCGAGTGGGAGCTGGGCGTGCAACTGGTGCCGGAGTCGGACGAGCACGAGTTCGACTTCGACCTGCTGGACGCCACCAAGATCATCCCGGAGGAGCAGGTCCCGGTGGAGCCCATCGGCCGGATGGTGCTCAACCGCAACCCCGACAACTTCTTCGCCGAGACCGAGCAGGTCGCGTTCCACACGGCGAACGTCGTACCGGGCATCGACTTCACCAACGACCCGCTGCTCCAGGCCCGCAACTTCTCCTACCTGGACACCCAGCTCATCCGGCTCGGCGGGCCGAACTTCGCGCAGATCCCGGTGAACCGGCCGGTCGCCCCGGTCCGCAACCACCAGCGCGACGGTTACCACCAGGGCGAGATCCACCGGGGCGCCAACTACCACCCGAACTCGCTCGGCGGCGGCTGCCCCGCGCTGGCCGACCCGGACGACCCGGCCTTCCGGCACTACACCGAGCGCGTGGACGGCCGGAAGATCCGGCGCCGCAGCCCCAGCTTCGAGGACCACTACACGCAGGCGGCCCTGTTCTGGCACAGCATGGCCGGCTGGGAGCAGAAGCACATCGTCGAGGCGTTCCGCTTCGAGCTGGGCAAGGTGGGCGCCAAGGAGGTCCGCGCCCGTACGGTCGAGCAGCTCTCGTACGTGGACCACGCGCTGGCCGTCGCGGTCGCCGAGGGCATCGGCGTCCCGGCGCCGCAGGAGCGCCCGAACACGCCGCAGCCGACCCCCTCCCCCGCGCTGAGCCTGGAGAACAACCGCGGGGACGGCTCGATCAGCACCCGGCAGATCGCCGTGCTGGTCTCCGACGGCGTGGACGCGGCGCAGACCATCGCCGTCCGCGACGCGCTGACCGAACAGGGCGCGATCGTGGAGCTGCTCGCCCCGCAGGACGGCACCGTGCAGGACAAGGACGGCAGCACCCTCGCCGTGGACCGGGCGCTGCCCACCGTGGCCTCGGTGCTCTACGACGCGGTGCTGCTGCCCCCGGGCGGCCTGGACTCCGGCAACGCGGCCGCCGACGACGCCGCCCTGCGGTTCGTCCGCAGCGCCTACCGGCACGGCAAGCCGATCGGTGCCCTGGGGGCGAGCGTGGACAAGCTGGCGGACCAGTTGCCGGGCGAGCTGCGTACGGCGGCCGACGGTGACGCGACCGTCTCCGAGGCGGGCATCGTCACCGACCGGCTCTCGGCCGGGACGACGGCCCAGGACTTCACGGGCGCGTTCGCCGAGGCGGTCGCGGCGCACCGGCACTGGAACCGCCCGGCGCTGCCCGGCTGA
- a CDS encoding SigB/SigF/SigG family RNA polymerase sigma factor — MSTAATAPSRRRRAFPDTPDAAETNAVFTRLAELPEGPEKRRLRDELTRAWLPMAVRLALRFRDRGENMDDLKQVAALGLVKAIGGYRPERGSAFESYAIPTIVGEVKRHFRDCTWGVHVPRRVQELRNTVRLAVRELAAASDSRFPTVSEIAERTRLSADDVILGLEAIESYKTLSLDAERPGADDDFALRDSIGFTESQYELVLARETVRDGLRGLPERERRILYMRFFCDMTQSRIGEELGLSQMHVCRLIKRTCARIREQADGTGPEAPASSVAA, encoded by the coding sequence GTGAGCACAGCCGCCACGGCTCCGTCACGCCGCCGACGAGCTTTTCCGGACACCCCGGACGCGGCCGAGACGAATGCCGTTTTCACACGCCTGGCAGAACTGCCCGAAGGTCCCGAGAAGAGGCGGCTGCGCGATGAACTGACTCGCGCCTGGCTGCCCATGGCCGTACGCCTCGCGCTGCGTTTCCGGGACCGCGGCGAAAACATGGACGATCTGAAACAGGTGGCCGCGCTGGGCTTGGTGAAGGCCATCGGCGGGTACCGGCCGGAGCGTGGCAGCGCATTCGAGAGTTACGCGATCCCCACCATCGTCGGCGAGGTCAAGCGGCATTTCCGGGACTGCACCTGGGGCGTGCACGTACCCCGTCGCGTCCAGGAACTCCGCAACACCGTACGGCTCGCCGTACGCGAACTGGCCGCGGCCTCCGACAGCCGTTTCCCGACCGTCTCGGAGATCGCCGAACGCACCCGGCTCTCCGCCGACGACGTCATCCTCGGCCTGGAAGCCATCGAAAGCTACAAAACCCTTTCGCTGGACGCCGAGCGGCCGGGCGCCGACGACGATTTCGCCCTCCGTGACAGTATCGGCTTCACCGAGTCGCAGTACGAGCTGGTGCTTGCCCGGGAAACGGTGCGCGACGGCCTGCGCGGCCTTCCGGAACGCGAGCGCCGCATCCTGTACATGCGGTTCTTCTGCGATATGACACAGAGCCGTATCGGCGAGGAACTGGGGCTGTCCCAGATGCATGTGTGCCGTCTCATCAAGCGGACCTGCGCCCGCATTCGCGAGCAGGCCGACGGGACCGGCCCCGAGGCGCCCGCCAGTTCGGTTGCGGCATGA
- a CDS encoding class I SAM-dependent methyltransferase, producing MGLSTATAALWVRRWERQQQRYAIDREERFTVVADAVEKVTAQQERSLVLDLGCGPGSLAARLARRLPGADVVAVDKDPVLLALGRAHHGDAVRFVEAPVGAAGWTGALGLDRPLDAAVSSTALHCLAPDALRRAYEDLAGLVRPGGVLVNSDRFRSPRGDRAAEVAAQVGLRRAERQRPPGREDWAAWWAAAAADPELAGPFTARRARHTAHSVHNGLPLSHHVRLLRRAGFRHAAPVWQFGEDAVLVAVR from the coding sequence ATGGGACTGAGCACGGCTACGGCCGCCCTGTGGGTGCGGCGGTGGGAACGACAGCAGCAGCGGTACGCGATCGACCGTGAGGAGCGCTTCACGGTCGTCGCGGACGCCGTCGAGAAGGTCACCGCGCAGCAGGAGCGGTCCCTGGTCCTGGACCTGGGGTGCGGGCCCGGATCGCTGGCCGCGCGACTGGCCCGGCGGCTGCCCGGCGCCGATGTCGTGGCGGTGGACAAGGACCCCGTCCTGCTGGCGCTGGGCCGGGCCCACCACGGCGACGCGGTGCGGTTCGTCGAGGCGCCGGTCGGCGCGGCCGGCTGGACCGGCGCCCTGGGCCTGGACCGGCCGCTGGACGCGGCGGTCTCGTCGACGGCCCTGCACTGCCTGGCGCCGGACGCGCTGCGCCGGGCGTACGAGGACCTCGCCGGCCTCGTCCGGCCCGGCGGTGTGCTCGTCAACAGCGACCGGTTCCGCAGCCCGCGGGGCGACCGGGCGGCGGAGGTGGCGGCACAGGTGGGGCTGCGGCGGGCCGAACGGCAGCGGCCGCCCGGCCGCGAGGACTGGGCGGCCTGGTGGGCCGCTGCCGCCGCCGACCCGGAGCTGGCCGGCCCGTTCACCGCCCGCCGCGCCCGGCACACGGCGCACAGCGTGCACAACGGGCTGCCGCTGTCCCACCACGTACGGCTGCTGCGCCGGGCCGGTTTCCGGCACGCCGCGCCGGTCTGGCAGTTCGGCGAGGACGCGGTGCTGGTGGCGGTGCGGTAG